In Candidatus Promineifilum breve, one genomic interval encodes:
- a CDS encoding cellulase family glycosylhydrolase, translated as MQVQRNKLTLLLIAVFLFALAACGGGQTAAEPTAGAVVEQPVATTDPAAVATLPPPAVVGEVLPTPTLAPAAPEGEAVAPTTAPVANGPWPTDQFGYGIQIHGNATVGNPADTMTAVHDQLGMNWVKAQIQWWLVEPDQGVEGQWFFYDAVIDEAHKKGLRLMLSVVGAPAWTRAAGGENGPPDDYNEYARFLGLLIDRHPGQISAIEVWNEQNLDREWTSTNGISPEDYVRFLQVARDAIKAKDPNIIVISGALSPTGTGDWVRWADDFEYLDRALAAGLLNYADCVGVHHNGYNIGPDVAYDATGSSPKAATALFRGPFDNPHHSWSFYTTLDTYAQKVQAVDPNKKLCVTEFGWATSEGYTEFPLGFEFAQDNTLDDQATYITQAFTQMNASDDVWLAFLFNFDFGNKGNGPTDDPVPYSIVDTQGIPRPAFGALAAMPKNP; from the coding sequence ATGCAAGTGCAACGTAATAAACTGACCCTTTTGCTCATCGCCGTCTTCCTGTTCGCGCTGGCCGCCTGTGGCGGCGGCCAGACAGCCGCCGAGCCGACCGCGGGCGCGGTGGTCGAACAACCCGTGGCCACCACTGATCCGGCGGCCGTGGCGACCCTGCCGCCGCCGGCTGTTGTCGGCGAAGTGCTGCCCACGCCGACGCTGGCCCCGGCCGCGCCGGAGGGCGAGGCCGTCGCGCCGACCACCGCTCCGGTCGCCAATGGCCCCTGGCCGACTGACCAGTTCGGCTACGGCATCCAGATTCACGGCAACGCCACCGTCGGCAACCCGGCCGATACGATGACCGCCGTCCACGACCAGTTGGGCATGAATTGGGTGAAGGCCCAAATTCAATGGTGGCTGGTGGAACCCGATCAGGGCGTCGAAGGGCAATGGTTCTTCTATGACGCCGTGATCGACGAGGCCCACAAGAAGGGCTTGCGCCTGATGCTCAGCGTCGTCGGCGCGCCGGCCTGGACGCGCGCCGCCGGCGGCGAAAACGGCCCGCCCGACGACTACAACGAGTATGCCCGCTTCCTGGGCCTGCTCATCGACCGCCACCCGGGCCAGATCAGCGCCATTGAGGTCTGGAACGAGCAAAACCTGGATCGCGAATGGACCAGCACCAACGGCATCAGCCCGGAGGATTACGTGCGCTTCCTGCAGGTGGCCCGCGACGCCATCAAGGCCAAGGACCCCAACATCATCGTCATCAGCGGCGCGCTGTCGCCGACGGGCACGGGCGACTGGGTGCGCTGGGCCGACGATTTCGAGTATCTGGATCGCGCCCTGGCCGCCGGTCTGCTGAACTATGCCGATTGCGTCGGCGTCCACCACAACGGCTACAACATCGGGCCGGACGTGGCCTATGACGCCACCGGCTCGTCGCCCAAGGCGGCCACGGCCTTGTTCCGCGGCCCGTTCGATAACCCCCACCACTCGTGGAGCTTCTACACCACGCTGGACACCTACGCCCAGAAGGTGCAGGCCGTGGATCCCAACAAAAAGCTGTGCGTCACCGAGTTCGGCTGGGCCACCAGCGAGGGCTACACTGAATTCCCGCTCGGTTTCGAGTTCGCTCAGGACAATACCCTTGACGATCAGGCCACCTACATCACCCAGGCCTTCACGCAGATGAACGCCTCCGACGACGTGTGGCTGGCCTTCCTGTTCAACTTCGACTTCGGCAACAAGGGCAACGGCCCGACCGACGACCCCGTGCCCTATAGCATCGTCGATACCCAGGGCATCCCCCGCCCCGCCTTCGGCGCGCTGGCGGCGATGCCGAAAAATCCGTAA
- a CDS encoding BrnA antitoxin family protein, which translates to MKPEYDFSQGKRGAVTPLPPGKSRITIPLDEEVLEWFRDQVEEAGGGNYQTLINQVLLDYVRNQPGQAPQEDM; encoded by the coding sequence ATGAAACCTGAATATGACTTTAGCCAGGGAAAACGTGGCGCGGTAACACCCTTGCCGCCCGGAAAGAGCCGGATCACGATCCCCTTGGACGAGGAAGTGCTTGAGTGGTTTCGTGATCAGGTAGAGGAGGCAGGCGGGGGAAACTATCAAACCCTGATCAATCAGGTGTTGTTGGACTACGTGCGTAACCAGCCAGGGCAGGCACCACAAGAGGATATGTGA
- a CDS encoding STAS domain-containing protein, whose amino-acid sequence MNIEFEEIDGIIVATLFGELDGRTAPLVQDQLLALPRLGGKVLLDMSGVGYISSAGLRALLMLYRQMVADNGRVALVGLTESIRDVMSVTGFLEFFNDYGTLPEGLAALRADDDQ is encoded by the coding sequence ATGAATATCGAGTTTGAAGAGATCGACGGCATCATCGTGGCGACGTTGTTCGGCGAATTGGACGGCCGCACCGCGCCTCTCGTGCAGGATCAGTTGTTGGCCTTGCCCCGGTTGGGCGGCAAGGTGTTGCTCGATATGAGCGGCGTCGGTTACATCTCCAGCGCCGGGCTGCGCGCCCTGCTCATGCTCTACCGCCAGATGGTGGCCGACAACGGCCGCGTGGCCCTCGTCGGCCTGACGGAGAGCATCCGCGACGTGATGAGCGTCACCGGCTTTCTGGAGTTCTTCAACGACTACGGCACGCTGCCGGAGGGGCTGGCGGCGCTGCGGGCGGATGATGACCAATAG
- the rtcA gene encoding RNA 3'-terminal phosphate cyclase — protein sequence MLTIDGRLGEGGGQVLRTSLSLSALTGRPFRLTHLRANRSKPGLRPQHLTAVRAVARLCGAALVGDALDSRTLEFRPAMSPQPGTYEFDVSANSQGGSAGAITLIFQAILWPLLFAGGRSRVTLRGGTHVTMSPPWHYMTHVAGPVFARMGVRFDAELAAWGFYPVGGGVVSATVAPLDHLVAPEFAHVPVERVEGVAAVTNLPADIPQRMAGRATNLLSAAGLSSKIEPRREKGAGPGAGIFLWLPQGGFSALGRQGLPSERVAEAAVAEALSFVDNNAMVDQHLADQLLLPLALAHGRASYTTDHLTLHTVTNAELLRRWLATTITITGELAGPATIEVIGAGFTLG from the coding sequence ATGCTCACCATCGACGGCCGCCTGGGCGAAGGCGGCGGCCAGGTTCTACGCACCAGTCTCAGCCTGTCGGCCCTCACCGGGCGGCCGTTCCGCCTGACCCATCTGCGCGCCAATCGCAGCAAGCCCGGCCTGCGCCCGCAACACCTGACGGCCGTGCGCGCCGTGGCCCGGCTGTGCGGCGCGGCCCTGGTCGGCGACGCGCTGGATTCGCGCACGCTGGAGTTTCGCCCGGCCATGTCGCCCCAGCCGGGGACGTATGAGTTCGACGTCAGCGCCAACTCTCAGGGCGGCTCGGCCGGGGCCATCACCCTTATCTTCCAGGCCATCCTGTGGCCGCTGCTGTTCGCCGGCGGGCGCTCGCGGGTCACGCTGCGCGGCGGAACCCACGTGACCATGAGTCCACCGTGGCACTACATGACCCACGTGGCCGGGCCGGTCTTCGCCCGCATGGGGGTTCGCTTCGACGCCGAACTGGCGGCCTGGGGCTTCTATCCCGTCGGCGGCGGCGTGGTGTCGGCCACGGTGGCGCCGCTCGACCACCTGGTCGCCCCCGAGTTCGCCCACGTCCCCGTCGAACGGGTGGAAGGTGTGGCCGCCGTCACCAACCTGCCGGCCGACATCCCCCAGCGCATGGCCGGCCGGGCGACGAACCTGCTGTCGGCCGCCGGCCTATCGTCGAAGATCGAGCCGCGGCGCGAGAAAGGGGCCGGGCCGGGGGCGGGCATCTTCCTGTGGCTGCCGCAGGGAGGCTTCAGCGCCCTGGGCCGCCAGGGATTGCCGTCGGAGCGCGTGGCCGAGGCCGCGGTTGCGGAAGCGCTGTCTTTCGTGGACAATAACGCCATGGTCGACCAACATCTGGCCGACCAACTCCTGTTGCCGCTGGCCCTGGCCCACGGCCGCGCGAGCTACACAACCGACCATCTGACATTACACACCGTCACCAATGCCGAACTGTTGCGGCGCTGGTTGGCTACGACCATCACTATTACCGGCGAATTGGCAGGGCCGGCGACGATCGAGGTGATCGGCGCGGGCTTCACACTCGGATAA
- a CDS encoding LbetaH domain-containing protein has translation MTDQLLQPQSLFDLSDPATAALFDGCDTVWQALPQIKRHVARLTEGGRRIDGTVLDGAWLGEAAIVIEAGAVVEPGAYIVGPAYIGAGAVVRHGAYVRENVILLAGSTLGHASEAKNALFLPGAAAPHFAYVGDSILGHRVNLGAGTKLSNLGILSAKDAATGKRPTIKLVIDGVEYDTGLTKFGAILGDDAQTGCNAVLNPGCIIGPRTLVYANTSVRKGYHPADSIVKLRQNVRVMARE, from the coding sequence ATGACCGACCAATTGTTGCAACCCCAATCCCTCTTCGACCTCTCCGACCCCGCCACCGCCGCCCTCTTCGACGGCTGCGACACCGTCTGGCAAGCCTTGCCGCAGATCAAGCGCCACGTGGCCCGGCTGACGGAAGGCGGCCGGCGCATCGACGGCACGGTGCTGGACGGGGCGTGGCTGGGCGAGGCGGCCATCGTCATCGAGGCCGGGGCGGTGGTGGAGCCGGGAGCCTACATCGTCGGCCCGGCCTACATCGGCGCGGGGGCGGTGGTGCGCCACGGGGCCTACGTGCGCGAGAACGTCATCCTGCTGGCGGGCAGCACGCTGGGCCACGCCAGCGAGGCCAAGAACGCCCTCTTCCTGCCCGGCGCGGCCGCGCCCCACTTCGCCTACGTTGGCGACTCTATCCTCGGCCACCGCGTCAATCTGGGCGCGGGCACGAAGCTGAGCAATCTGGGCATCCTGAGCGCCAAAGACGCGGCCACCGGCAAACGGCCGACGATCAAGCTGGTGATCGACGGCGTGGAATACGATACCGGCCTAACGAAATTCGGGGCCATCCTGGGCGACGACGCGCAGACGGGCTGCAACGCGGTGCTCAACCCCGGCTGCATCATCGGCCCGCGGACGCTGGTCTATGCCAACACCAGTGTGCGCAAGGGGTATCACCCGGCCGACAGTATCGTCAAGTTGCGACAGAACGTGAGAGTGATGGCGAGGGAGTAG
- a CDS encoding CopD family protein has translation MSFWVLVASYWVHLLATVVWLGGVALMAFIAWPALRQGTLSANQWFGLQKRFLPWVNAALIILLITGFIQMTNDENYNGFLQVDSLWAWAILLKHVAYGGMVALTVYLQFFLYPAMSRLALLEASQPETAAAERDKIARREIRYLRLNLLAAAAVLFFTAIATAV, from the coding sequence ATGAGTTTCTGGGTTCTCGTGGCGTCCTATTGGGTTCACTTGCTGGCGACGGTCGTCTGGCTGGGCGGCGTGGCGCTGATGGCCTTCATCGCCTGGCCGGCACTGCGGCAGGGCACGCTGTCGGCCAACCAGTGGTTCGGGCTGCAAAAGCGCTTCCTGCCCTGGGTCAACGCGGCGCTGATCATCCTGCTCATCACCGGCTTCATCCAGATGACCAACGACGAGAACTACAACGGCTTCTTGCAGGTCGATAGCCTGTGGGCCTGGGCCATCCTGCTGAAGCACGTCGCCTATGGCGGCATGGTGGCCCTGACCGTCTATCTCCAGTTTTTCCTCTACCCGGCTATGTCGCGGCTGGCGCTCCTGGAAGCGTCGCAACCGGAAACGGCCGCCGCCGAGCGGGACAAGATCGCCCGGCGCGAGATTCGCTATCTGCGGCTGAATCTGCTGGCCGCGGCGGCGGTGCTGTTTTTCACGGCGATTGCCACGGCCGTGTAG
- a CDS encoding ribonuclease Z, translating to MFELIFLGTSSSAPTVTRGLAAHVILHRHYRFLLDCGEGTQRQILRSGLGFKRLDTVLLTHGHLDHILGLGGLISTLARWENLDHIDIYGGRATLARVHELLFKVVFAGHRPPIEIGLHAIRPGDVICTDDKFTLTAFEVSHRGPDNLGYLFEEQPHRPFLAERADALGVPFGPERSLLVRGEAVALADGRVVQPDDVLGPALPGTKYVHIGDVGRTDNLIEVARGADALVMEATYTEEEGGMAVDFGHMTAARAAALARDAAVKHLILTHLSRRYAEREIRQEARLTFPNTFVARDFDHFQITRDEVVRVKKEE from the coding sequence ATGTTTGAACTGATTTTTCTGGGCACGTCGTCGTCCGCGCCGACCGTCACGCGGGGGCTGGCCGCCCACGTCATCCTGCACCGCCACTACCGTTTCCTGCTCGACTGCGGCGAGGGTACGCAGCGCCAGATTTTGCGCAGCGGCCTGGGCTTCAAGCGGCTGGATACGGTGCTGCTGACCCACGGCCATCTCGACCACATCCTGGGGCTGGGCGGCCTCATCTCCACCCTGGCCCGCTGGGAGAATCTCGACCACATCGACATCTACGGCGGGCGGGCCACGTTGGCCCGCGTCCACGAGCTGCTATTCAAGGTCGTCTTCGCCGGTCACCGGCCGCCGATTGAGATCGGCCTGCACGCCATCCGGCCGGGCGACGTGATCTGCACCGACGACAAGTTCACGCTGACGGCGTTCGAGGTCAGCCACCGCGGGCCGGACAATCTGGGCTACCTGTTCGAGGAACAACCCCACCGCCCCTTTCTGGCCGAGCGGGCCGACGCGCTGGGTGTGCCCTTTGGGCCGGAGCGGTCGCTGCTGGTGCGCGGCGAGGCGGTGGCGCTGGCCGACGGCCGCGTCGTGCAGCCCGACGACGTGCTCGGCCCGGCGCTGCCCGGCACGAAGTACGTCCACATCGGCGACGTGGGGCGCACCGACAATCTGATCGAGGTTGCGCGTGGGGCCGATGCGCTGGTGATGGAAGCGACGTACACGGAGGAAGAGGGCGGCATGGCGGTCGACTTCGGCCACATGACGGCCGCCCGCGCGGCGGCCCTGGCCCGCGACGCGGCGGTGAAGCACCTCATCCTGACCCACCTCTCCCGCCGCTACGCCGAGCGCGAGATCCGCCAGGAAGCCCGGCTGACCTTCCCCAATACCTTTGTCGCCCGCGATTTTGATCATTTTCAGATCACGCGGGATGAGGTGGTTAGGGTGAAGAAAGAGGAGTGA
- a CDS encoding type II toxin-antitoxin system RelE family toxin: MTYRLKLTRQARAEIDTLPGNMRQRIRRTIAQLAENPRPDNAKALRGELRGYYRVRIEAYRIIYTVDDDVVVVEVVRVAKRSPRTYDHL, from the coding sequence ATGACGTACCGGCTTAAGCTCACCCGCCAGGCGCGGGCTGAGATCGACACCTTGCCCGGCAACATGCGCCAACGCATTCGACGCACCATCGCCCAATTGGCCGAGAACCCTAGACCTGATAACGCCAAAGCACTGCGGGGCGAATTGCGAGGCTATTATCGTGTTCGCATTGAGGCGTATCGGATCATCTATACTGTTGATGATGATGTCGTCGTCGTAGAGGTCGTGCGTGTGGCGAAGCGTTCCCCACGAACCTATGATCATCTATAA
- a CDS encoding type II toxin-antitoxin system Phd/YefM family antitoxin, giving the protein MINQLPTIAPISDLRLRQAEIIEQAKEGPVILVERGSRPALIAISPEQWNLLAEQVEYLQDALAVYKKKWELATGQDELVELSPEEISEWLGDDVPA; this is encoded by the coding sequence ATGATCAATCAACTCCCTACTATCGCCCCCATCAGCGATCTCCGCTTGCGGCAGGCCGAGATCATTGAACAAGCCAAGGAAGGCCCGGTCATCCTGGTCGAACGCGGCAGCCGCCCGGCGTTGATCGCTATATCGCCGGAACAATGGAACCTGCTGGCCGAGCAAGTGGAATATCTGCAAGACGCGCTGGCCGTGTATAAGAAAAAATGGGAATTGGCGACGGGTCAGGATGAACTGGTCGAGCTTTCGCCGGAAGAAATAAGCGAGTGGCTTGGCGATGACGTACCGGCTTAA
- a CDS encoding carbohydrate binding domain-containing protein gives MKIDSFPMKWLRVVVLALALTALAVVAFAAPAGLRADGENVVVNGDFENGTTAWTCKNCTLSAGTPAENGAAGQFANTSRTARGQLSQNGITLQPNTTYVLSFWAQSSNGDDVTVTLVQQAPPRANYGVRNKSFNLTTTGQLFTHTFTTTGFSQTVSDALLRFQATKGKGVQYSLDNVTLIADDEPPPPPGGEMLIYDWNKPITIDEGGFAMDKTSQYLGQNWESPVNYADGRLYFRARIYSIPVNQPGMKLGFCFWQGERENCRGNDVPGVAGQVSTWDFSPHDMWRKNGAEILWSEPRKKMGFSVRDGQNDPVSNKTSDDWGGNNPNDWYPMNLRFQVVLVAAGETFSGWQNYP, from the coding sequence ATGAAGATCGATAGCTTTCCGATGAAGTGGCTGCGCGTGGTCGTCCTGGCTCTGGCCCTGACCGCGCTGGCCGTTGTGGCCTTTGCCGCCCCGGCCGGGTTGCGCGCCGACGGCGAAAACGTGGTTGTGAACGGCGATTTCGAGAACGGCACGACCGCCTGGACGTGCAAGAACTGCACGCTGAGCGCCGGCACACCGGCCGAAAACGGCGCGGCCGGGCAATTCGCCAACACCAGCCGCACCGCCCGCGGCCAATTGTCGCAGAATGGCATCACGCTCCAGCCCAATACGACCTACGTCCTCAGCTTCTGGGCGCAGTCGTCCAATGGCGACGACGTTACCGTGACCCTGGTCCAACAAGCGCCGCCCCGCGCCAACTATGGCGTGCGCAACAAATCTTTCAATCTGACGACCACCGGCCAGCTTTTCACCCACACCTTCACCACCACCGGCTTCAGCCAGACGGTCAGCGACGCATTGCTGCGCTTCCAGGCCACCAAGGGCAAGGGCGTCCAGTACAGCCTCGACAACGTCACCTTGATTGCCGACGACGAACCCCCGCCCCCGCCCGGCGGCGAGATGCTGATCTACGACTGGAACAAGCCGATCACCATTGACGAAGGCGGCTTCGCCATGGACAAGACGTCGCAATACCTGGGGCAGAACTGGGAGTCGCCGGTCAACTATGCCGACGGCCGCCTCTATTTCCGCGCCCGCATCTATAGCATCCCGGTCAATCAGCCGGGCATGAAACTCGGCTTCTGCTTCTGGCAGGGGGAGCGCGAGAACTGCCGCGGCAACGACGTGCCCGGCGTGGCCGGCCAGGTATCCACCTGGGATTTCAGCCCCCACGATATGTGGCGAAAGAATGGCGCCGAAATCCTCTGGAGCGAACCGCGCAAGAAGATGGGCTTCTCCGTGCGCGACGGCCAGAACGATCCCGTCAGCAACAAGACCAGCGATGACTGGGGCGGCAACAACCCCAACGACTGGTATCCGATGAATCTGCGCTTCCAGGTAGTTCTGGTAGCGGCCGGGGAAACCTTTTCCGGCTGGCAAAACTACCCCTAA
- a CDS encoding glycoside hydrolase family protein → MYRILLPLLLALLLVGCRPAGDEPALMGDEPVVMSFASPDFGIHAFLWWKPDTALRDLQLINDMGFNWVKQKFPWRDIEGIEKGQFDWYRTDYIVDEVEKAGLKLVVRLDRQPFWSEPLDNQWQDNGPPADPADYGDFCGAVAERYRGRIGAYQVWNEPNLDREWGLRPPDPVAYTELLKVCYTAIKAADPAAIVISAGLAPTGTDSTQAMPDEKFLQGMYDAGAADYFDVLGVNAPGYKAPPELSPVEAEAEEYGGGRWFAFRHVEDLRALMVANGDGHKQVAILEMGWTVDEVHPDYAWHAVDEATQADYLVRAYQYAAAHWRPWMGLMVTIYIADWEWTPDDEQWWWSIVLPDGTPRPAYDALKDMEKE, encoded by the coding sequence ATGTACCGCATCCTACTGCCCTTGCTTCTGGCGCTGCTGCTGGTCGGCTGCCGGCCGGCGGGCGACGAGCCGGCGCTGATGGGCGACGAGCCGGTGGTCATGTCCTTCGCCTCGCCTGATTTCGGCATCCACGCCTTCCTGTGGTGGAAGCCGGATACGGCCCTGCGCGATCTGCAACTGATCAACGACATGGGCTTCAACTGGGTGAAGCAGAAGTTCCCCTGGCGCGACATCGAGGGCATCGAGAAGGGGCAATTCGACTGGTATCGCACCGATTACATCGTCGATGAGGTGGAGAAGGCCGGGCTGAAGCTGGTGGTGCGGCTCGACCGCCAGCCGTTCTGGTCGGAGCCGCTCGATAACCAGTGGCAGGACAACGGCCCACCGGCCGACCCGGCCGACTATGGCGACTTCTGCGGCGCGGTGGCCGAGCGCTACCGCGGCCGTATCGGCGCCTATCAGGTGTGGAACGAGCCGAATCTGGACCGCGAGTGGGGCCTGCGCCCGCCCGACCCGGTGGCCTACACCGAGCTGCTGAAAGTGTGCTATACGGCCATCAAGGCCGCCGACCCGGCGGCCATCGTCATCTCCGCCGGGCTGGCCCCCACCGGCACCGACAGCACACAGGCCATGCCCGACGAGAAGTTCCTGCAAGGGATGTACGATGCCGGCGCGGCCGACTATTTCGACGTGCTGGGCGTGAACGCGCCCGGCTATAAGGCCCCGCCGGAACTGTCCCCGGTCGAGGCCGAGGCCGAGGAGTATGGCGGCGGGCGCTGGTTCGCCTTCCGCCACGTGGAAGATTTGCGCGCGCTGATGGTCGCCAACGGCGACGGCCACAAGCAGGTCGCCATTCTGGAGATGGGCTGGACGGTCGATGAGGTGCATCCCGACTACGCCTGGCACGCCGTGGACGAGGCGACGCAGGCCGACTATCTGGTGCGGGCCTACCAGTACGCCGCCGCACATTGGCGGCCGTGGATGGGGCTGATGGTGACGATCTACATCGCCGATTGGGAGTGGACGCCCGACGATGAGCAGTGGTGGTGGTCGATTGTCCTGCCCGACGGTACGCCCCGCCCGGCCTACGACGCGCTGAAGGATATGGAAAAAGAATGA
- a CDS encoding sugar transferase, which produces MIQARSNTTPTITMRQPHRTLKLGLDYALTIPTLLLIAPLLLIIAALIKLDSPGPVIYRRRVVGRRGREFDAYKFRTMHIDGEDRLIANRDQWMEVLTGSVDSDPRLTRVGRFLRRYGLDELPRLFNVLNRTMSLVGPRMMTRAELLKFGHRIDGYCSVLPGMTGLWQVSGHSRRLDDRVELETRYIRNWSIVTDVQILMQSVVVAFAVHA; this is translated from the coding sequence ATGATACAGGCACGCAGCAACACGACTCCAACCATCACCATGCGGCAACCACACCGCACGCTCAAGCTCGGCCTGGATTACGCCCTGACCATCCCGACCCTGCTGCTCATCGCCCCGCTGCTGTTGATCATCGCCGCGCTCATCAAGCTCGATTCGCCCGGCCCGGTCATTTACCGCCGCCGCGTCGTGGGCCGCCGGGGGCGCGAATTCGACGCCTACAAGTTCCGCACGATGCACATTGACGGCGAGGACCGGCTGATCGCCAACCGCGACCAGTGGATGGAAGTGCTGACCGGCAGCGTCGATAGCGACCCGCGCCTGACCCGCGTCGGCCGCTTCCTGCGCCGCTACGGGCTGGACGAACTGCCCCGGCTGTTCAACGTGCTGAACCGCACCATGTCGCTGGTCGGCCCGCGCATGATGACCCGCGCCGAGCTGCTCAAGTTCGGCCATCGCATCGACGGCTATTGCAGCGTGCTGCCCGGCATGACCGGCCTGTGGCAGGTCAGCGGCCACAGCCGCCGCCTCGATGACCGGGTCGAACTGGAGACGCGCTACATCCGCAACTGGTCGATCGTGACCGACGTGCAAATCCTTATGCAGTCGGTGGTTGTGGCCTTTGCCGTCCACGCTTAA